The Chiroxiphia lanceolata isolate bChiLan1 chromosome 4, bChiLan1.pri, whole genome shotgun sequence genome includes the window CACGGCCTTTCAAACTTTGCCTCATGCAGACCAAGTCAGTGGAATTTGTTTGAATTCATCTCAAGAGCATCAAGATTATATCTTAGATTGATTCTTTGTTGTCTAAGTTACTAATTGGGTGATACAGCACTGGATGTGCTGTGGGGATCTAATTCTCTCCTCTGATGTTGGTGATAATTAAGATGTGAGCTGTCTGGAAGCTGACTGTAACATTGACAGGGAATTAGCTCGTTCCTTTGGATAGAGGCCCTAATTCCTGACACTTGGTTTCTCTGAGGCTTCACAAGGGAAGTATTCCACCCAAAGTACGTAAGTAACTGGAGTGAGAAATGCAGATTCAGTTCCTCCTGTTAGAAGCAAGATACTGTTTAGCAAAAGTACTCACATGATTTCCACATTTCTGCAGTGAGGTCCTTTTTGGCTCAGTCTCACATCTTGAACCGTCTTGGGAGGGATGAACGTGGAATGAGTGCTTATGCACTGGCATTGGGAACCTTTTTCGTTGGTCTTCTCCAGGGCCTTACCTGTGGAACAAAACTCACTTATGTCTAAGTACGTGAACAGTCTCTTTATTTGCTGCTATGAAGCAATGTGTATTCCCTTCTGCCAGATTTACTCTCGTTCCTCAGCACTCTGATTTGCTGGATACTTGGATAAAATTAACTGCATCTGCACAAAATCAGCAGCCACATTTTTAGAGCTGTTGATGTACAGGTGCATTTGGATTTAAAGCTGGATCTCTAAGTGAAAATACTTAGGTGTTTTCATAGCGCCGTTGTGCCTGACCAGGTTCTACCTAAATTGCATCACTTGAACAAAGTGGGTTAACATCATTAACTGTGTACACATACTGTTTATTAGTTTCTACCATGTTCATCTGCTCAtgttctttattctttcctgcAAATGAGACAGTTCTTGCTCTGAGGAAGCACTATCAACAACCTGCctaccaaaaataaaatcacaaataGGAGAAAATTGTTACTTGGAAAAGAAGAGGTATATGGacatatttaggaaaaaaggtCTTGTCTTAAATCAAACACTTCTTAAAATCTGGAGAAAAGCATATATTATGACACACGAATAAACTCATTTACTGACAGAAAGCATCCTAACAGGTACAAATGATTCCTGTGACTACTGAATGATGGTTTATTGAAGATGCAGAAAGCCATCATGGACATATCTAAGCCCTCTTGCATTTGCATATGTATGTTTATTGATTAGTTACCTgagttttaagaaataattttcttaccTTCTGACCCTGCCATTGAGACCAGATAGAGAACCAAAGCGACAGCAACAGATTTACCATCCATTGCTGTGCAAAGTTTTCTTGACAGATGTCCCACTCTGGTGCTATTTCCCACCGGGTTTTATACCTGAGGCGTGCACTCCCAGCAACCTGAGTGCTGACCAAATGGGTGCTACACACACAGGTTTCCTAGCACATGAGAGTGTTGCATAAGAAATCCAAATCTCTGTGCAGTCCATTCAATGGCACTTCAAATTTCCCtaatttttgctgctgtttattttaaattattcctttaaatTGTGGTTGTTATCCATCATTTGCTGTTTGCGCTTCTTCATGGGATATTAGTTTTAATCAGCAATGCTGAGCTTGCACTTGGAAATTTATACAGCATTACCAGATATCCCCCTGAGCCAAAATAAAGggacttttttcctcctctctgaaTATAGAATTTCTGTTCAGCTCTTTGTGTTACATTTAAGTGTCTTGTGCAAAAACTTTCACCCTACATAATTCCAGTAACTTTTCATTCCAGTCTTACTGTATTTTGATATGAATCCAATGAAATTATTTAGCCAGTATCTTATGAAGGCAAGACATACCTAATGTCTATTGTTCTCTGAAAGGATTTTGTAATTTTCAGTGTGGCTAAAGGGATTTAGATGCTTAATTCTGTACTGAAAAGCTTCTCTAATCACTGTGCAGGAAATGATGCACTTAAAATGACTGAGGCATTATCACCAAAGGCACTTAAACTCTTCTGAAACTTTAATCTGTTCTgattatgaaaaggaaaagtatCTGGCAGAAAGGGACGTAATGACACCTGGTTAAAATAAGCACTTAGAAagttgcttgtttttctttctaacctCGTGCATTTAGAATAATCACAGGTGTTTAAGGCAGCAGATGAACACATGTCGTAAGTGACTTCTGTTAACACGGAAGAACAGCCCACGTCTGACAAAGGCAGTCACTGAGCCCAAAGAGCCCCAGTGCTCCCCTTAGCAGTCTCCAGGAacactgaaacacatttttggAAGCGGCAGGGTGGTTGTTGCCTTCCTGAGAAAAGGTGTTCCGTGACTGCACACGGAACAGAGATGTGATACGGTGTCATTTCTAACCAGCCTCGGAATCACGTCTCACCAATGAGTGATGATAACCTATAGAGGAAGAGGGTAtgcaggtgacctgcctgggctcctgggagcacagccaTTGCTGACATTTTAGACAGGAGTTTCTGAGAAGAGCCCCAGCTCCCAGTAACTTGACTGGGATTTTGCTCGTGGCTAAGGTTAGATGTGTTGTATCTGTAAGGCACTAAAACTGGTGCCAGTCCTTTAGGATACACTCGTACTTTTACAGCCATGCAGATCAAGTGAGTCTTCCCCACCTCTCCCCATTCTTGGCTGATGTTTCTGACACATGCTTATCTCCAAACTGGATCTCTGAGAGAAGTCAGCTTGTAAAAATCCCTCAGGAAACAGGGAGGCTTAGAGTTGTAAGACAAGTCTGAACAAAACCTGTCCCCTTGGGAAATTTGACTCCTTCCCATTCTGAGGTCTGGCAGGCTGCGCAATGCCGTGCTGTGGGACAGAGGCAGATATGGAGACAGGGAGCAAAGCATGGTCACAATGGTTGTCCTCTTGCACAAGAGCTCGCTCAAACAGTGCTAAAAATTCCCTTTATATCTTGCACCTTGAGCAAACATGAGCTGATTGTCCAGAATATGGAGTGGCTCCTTGTTGGAAAAGACCGAAGCTAAACAAATATCAAAGTATTTGTTCAACTTTCCCATTTCTCAAGTGTTTGCTGCTCATATTCCAACATTCCTGTGTAAATTGTTGTGTCATAGGTAGATAGGAGGCTATACAATTGGAGCTCTGTTTCTTAGGATTTCCCCTTATTCTTCTCACTGGAATTAGGGAGGAGGCTCAGTGACTTCCTCAACATTTATCAGATTTCCCTGTTTATTTAAGTTAATGAAGCCCCTTGTTTATTGTCAGgttctcagctgctgtgctgttaGAGCACCACACTGCTATGGCCTTGCAGGTTCTGTGATTAACCAGTATTTGTTCATTACTACCTGGGAATTTTATCATCCAGACCTCTGCAAACACGAGTCTGccaagaaaagaggaagaaagtagATGATTTTTATAATTCCTCCCATTGTAAATTATCTGCACTCCCCAGAGACGACAATTTGCTGCTGTTGCAAACAACACAGACACCACAACTCAGACACCACTTGCCCTTCTGGGAACCCGTTATGTGATACAAACTGAAAGgaaatgcttcctttttttttcagctctctaTAAGGAAATTAATAAGACACAGTATTGAAGTGAAAACATTTCAACAACTGTTTATTAGGCACATGAACATAAATAgttccataaataaataaataaataaacatttaagaTAAATTACATTCTtatgcaaaaggaaataaatatgcaaaaataaatagaaatatatgtataaataaagtGCTTTTTTCTAGACAAGACGtggatttaaaatatatgtttatacCTTTACAACACTAATTCACTATAAATAATATCTTGAAAATGATGGCATAAAACCTGATGTGTCAGAATTTTGACATCCCAATTCTGCAAGCTCCCCTTTTTGGCCAGTAGCCCACTGTGAGTGGCAGTGACCCAGGTCCAGTTGCTGTTACCTGTCCGTGCTTTGCTAAAGAGAAGGAGTTGCTGGTGTTTTCCTAAACTGTTAGCAAAAAGGCAGGAGTCATTTAGTGAAAGCTCTGCTGAGCATGCATGCACTGCACTGTTCCAGCTGTGTTTAGCAAAATTTAATCCAGAATCGTCTCTGTACCCTTTCACAAGCCATTTTTTTGCCTGCTTGTCAGGGTGTCACTCCTACATAAAGACTTAAAGTACTGTTGTCAACTAACTACAAAGCAGGAATCCATATTCTAGATGCTGTTAAAGGGTGAACATAGtaggcaggagaaggggagcTGCCAGAAGCTGGGTGAGCATCTCTCCTATTTTTGTCTTGCTGGACGAGTTaggacatttttcttctatgtCTTAGGACACTGTCTCAGGTTTGGGGTTTGccctggaaagaaagaagatggaaCAGGTAAGACTTGCTGGCATCAGCTGAAATCCACCACTTTGTGCTTCTGTGCCCAGGCTCCTGAAAAACTGTAACTGAACCTGAGGGACACTGGTACATCATGACCTTTTCACAGATATTCACTGGCAGTGGACTTCCACAGTTTGATGCTTCACTTGGCAAATGAAGCctgattttttcctcccatgTAACTAAATGCCATTAGTTTGAAAAGCTGATTGTTACTTTCTACCACTGCAAGCAAGAGAAAACCAATCAGTTAATGCCTGGATTTCCTGAGTAGTTGTGCTGCAGGTTCtcaaaatgcttctgttttaGGAGAGATGAAGGTTACATTCCAGTGGGATGTGTGGCACAGTAAGGCTTCAGTAGTTAATGCTATAATTAAAGCTCAAAGCAATCACAGTGTTTGTCACAATTAGTGAACACAAACAGTAGTAGGTGCCTGAGGAGACAGAATTTTGGAGCACTGCACACCGTATGTGTCTGGTAGCTCAGTTAAAATACCGGTTTTCGATAAGTTGTGCTCATTGAGAAGGAATGACTCACTTGTCTAGAATTGCCTTGATGATCAGCTTCACCCAGGGAGCAGTGGGCTCCAGGCACAATTCTCTGCCGTCTTTCAGGGTAGCTctacaacagcaaaaaaaaaggaagggaaaagggctACTTAGTGAACTCCAGGGCAGTGTCACTTTTGTCTCATAGCATCATTCTAGGTATACACTGACGTGTTCCCCTTTTAAGCTCTATCAGTTGAGACTGTAGTCTAgcatagttttgttttttaaatggtcTCGTATCTTCTCATATCTACTTGTCTGATGCATTAAACCATTTGCAGGACTCTCCCTCTTTTCAAAACTGCTTCTTTTCCCTCGGCAACTTGCTTTGTATTTAACTGAAGGGCTAAATCTTTTCATCTTGATTCAGAAATTGTACTGTTACTGGTTACAGTAAAAGTTCTGGACAATGACCAGATTATATGATTTCTATGCTAATGCTGTTTTTTTCATTGACTTGAGTAGAAGGGTGATCATTTTTTTGACCTAACCATTGAAGCTGATGTTTTGATCACTTGCCCCAAATGGCTCTGTGCATTATCTTTTCACGTGCTGGTGGAATTCAGAGTTTTAGAAAGTTATCTGCTGCCTGGTGGCTGTGAGTTTGCTGTTCTGCACTCTCAGCAGCTGCGCCGGCTGGCTGGTTACATCACTCACAGAACGCTTACACCGTCCTGAGCACAAAATCTGCTTCCTTCATGGCAAGTAACTGTGAGGGTTTTGCAAAATCACTTACATAACTTCAACATTCTTGCAGTGCGGTCCGCTGGGGCTGAGGTTCACGTTTTGGATGAACTTGGGATGGATGAACCTGGAATGGGTGCCTATGCACTGGCACCGGAGTTCAATGGCTGACCGTGCCAGGGCCTtacctggaaaacaaaaacaggtGGAGTGTTTCACTGTTTCTGCTGGAAGCACAACATGTTCGTTTTGCTGACAGCATTAGGAGAGTTCTTTGCTGCGCTGGTCGGACAGCACAGTCTCTCCCTGTCAGCATTTGCCCTGGCCATCAGTCAGGAGAGCTTTAGGAGGGGTTCCTTTACCTTGTGTTCCCACCGCTGAGATCAGGAGCAGAGTCAGGACAGCAGCTACAGCCTTGCCCATCATGATGCAAGAGTGTGTGTTCCTCGAGTCGCCTGGGCCTGGTTCTGTGGTGGGTGAGCTCGGGCAGCTCCCGGGATGGCGAGTGCTTGTGCTCTGGGGCCACCCGTGTTTATATCCTGCCTGGCTGCCCTGTGCACTGCAGCATCACAACCACGGAAACTCCGAACCTGCGAGATGCTGCTGTGCAGTGAGTCACAGGTGAATGGGTAAGCCCCTTTCCCTTCATGACCACAACATCCCTTCTCGTTAACACAAAGCACTTCATTAAGTAAAGACAAAAAGAATTGCCCTGTACTGAGCTGTATGGAGTTTCTAGGGGCTTtgtaattctgtatttcttgtgATAATTTTCTGACTTTCCTCCACTGGTGGAAGGcattttctccattattttcCATCTGTGTGTCTTTagtcttctattttttttttcttcattttaagaCTTGCTAGAACTAGGAGGTAATAATCGTAGAAATGATAGATACTAGGTCCCCTTTCCCTTATAttactttatattaaaaaataattatattctgAGATAACATCTGCAGAAATACTGACAGTATGTTTTTTGATAAATTCAAATCTGGCATCACTGGAATAAGCAACAGAATCCAGACTTACTGTTGCACCATTGAGAACCTACAGAACATATTATTATGATATGATGAATTGCTTTGCCTAATAAGCAACAGAATCCAGACTGACTTTGTTGTACCACTGAGAACATACAGACTATGTTATTATGCCATGATGAATTACTTTGCCTAACCtaaggtgacttttttttttttgaacgTGACTGCTCTTCTGAAGCCTAAACTTCTTAGCTCCTTGCTGTTTTGAATTTGGGCTGAGGAAAGTTCTAAAAGCTGCTCCAGGATTCTGATTCAGAAATAAATCGAACcactttttcaaattttaatttgaccctgtgaaaagaaagtttcttctaattataataaaattaaaggaaaagtgAAGATGAGATCATGAAGAAGGATTATTCAGATAAAGTCAGAGATGTACAACCATTTTTACTAGCAGTATAGACAAATACTAAAACACAAGTGGGCTTTATTTGGGTTAAACAATAAGGAATCCCATTGTTGTTCCTCTGCCATGTAACGGAGAAGTCAAAGGAACAAAGCACAGGACCAGATATAAATGAACATAGGTTATTTTTCTCTGAGTGATCATGAAGGACTTAGAAATTTCTGTATGCCAGACTGAATTCCACTTGCTATTACCATATCTATCAGTGTCTGACTGTAAATAGCCTTACAGGATGTGTTCTGAATAACAGCCTAGtaagagctgcagctctgggattaAGCCCGTGGTTTCCCCACTGCTTTCCAGCGTGCAGCCAACACAGCTGGATTAGCTAACAGGGCACATCAGCACCTCATTACAGCCATGTGTGTCACACCAGAGGGCTGCCTGATGAGTGTCCTCTCCAACCGTGGCCATCGGCAGATGTCCAGGAACGCGTAAGAAAACATTGAAGTGTCTTTGACACTCATCCCTAGTAGTCTTCCACTACAAGCCTGGTTTCATTTGCTACCTCCTGATTCTTTTAGGGGGAAATGTGATGTAGGTATTGATCCTCATCCTTGATTTCCACTTCCTTCATAATTCTGTAGGCCTTTATCACATTCCTGGTCAATCTCTTTTTACAAAGAGCTGCTGAGACCAGCACAGACTGGGTTGTTCATTCCTGTCTCTGGAATTTTTGTTTCCCCCTAACACACTATTTCTGTGCACAACAAGCTGTTTACAGAAATGCAAGCTGGAACATCAATGGAAATGTCTTCTGACCT containing:
- the LOC116785694 gene encoding interleukin-8-like, producing the protein MDGKSVAVALVLYLVSMAGSEGKALEKTNEKGSQCQCISTHSTFIPPKTVQDVRLSQKGPHCRNVEIIATLKDGREVCLEPTEPWVRLTVKALLARARDNTEPPVREKSRKDTPWSSSRI
- the LOC116785697 gene encoding interleukin-8-like, whose product is MMGKAVAAVLTLLLISAVGTQGKALARSAIELRCQCIGTHSRFIHPKFIQNVNLSPSGPHCKNVEVIATLKDGRELCLEPTAPWVKLIIKAILDKANPKPETVS